A window from Numida meleagris isolate 19003 breed g44 Domestic line chromosome 21, NumMel1.0, whole genome shotgun sequence encodes these proteins:
- the R3HCC1 gene encoding R3H and coiled-coil domain-containing protein 1 isoform X1 yields MSRGSTAWPVQEGLSGILQQINTRGIALEGEKSSQQNPYSKALAACSTIRAPGATLALCPMDGVFLSPNEDEFVGRIAEELEHFMLQGQHHRVLLFPPLSSRLRYLIHRTVENVDLLSSFSVGEGWRRRTVICHSAVRIPSETGEQNHAATAPRPPRPTQPWGRSARGARLRHGGDGHGDTSRTCVGSGRIKRPPRRKPDKALYVPKAMRKKAEWGEQEVATDGAREGEICPKAALGGEAEGGPGPDAAIGGVPLVLDERHDAGEESGRSNGGTNGDRPPRCTDVPCVESSADSSGLRSQDKDCSGSLSSVPNENPAEAEEQSKGCDDAVGPEGSKTLCQDPQSRDADVLGCSKSSHLLEEHSSDVTLVLENQEKSCAVSPESGGNVSLQGEDGVSPVLELGEGPSGPASEDQENFSGVQKEPAQHQIPTEAQGQALVVSEPVGGAGPLGPSEQEEHGVDVPVAEDGAKEPTGLADALQRELRLPKGDQEENVATQSREIAFEDDCTAELLQEIVGHLTVKDVSVERITLDYSSYGNAQVHEGDLGHVTEIYDFSPSLKTEHLMEAFSDFQEGGFKIQWVDDTHALGIFSSPSAASQALGRRYPSLKIRPLIHATKQSKMKALQRPKLLQLAKERPQTDTVVARRLVTRALGLKHQQQCGSGPEGLLPEGLDQEEEE; encoded by the exons ATGAGCAGAGGGAGCACAGCCTGGCCAGTGCAAGAGGGGCTGAGTGGGATCCTGCAGCAGATCAACACCAGAGGAATTGCTTTGGAGGGGGAGAAGAGCTCGCAGCAAAACCCTTACAGCAAAGCCCTTGCAGCTTGCTCCACGATCAGAG cccccgGTGCCACCCTGGCGCTGTGCCCCATGGACGGCGTTTTCCTCTCGCCCAACGAGGATGAGTTCGTGGGGAGGATCGCGGAGGAGCTGGAGCACTTCATGCTGCAGGGGCAGCACCAcag GGTGCTCCTGTTCCCCCCTCTGTCCAGCCGCCTCCGCTACTTGATCCATCGGACCGTGGAGAACGTGGATTTGCTGAGCAGCTTTTCAGTTGGGGaaggatggaggaggaggacggTCATCTGCCACTCGGCCGTAAG GATTCCCAGTGAGACCGGCGAGCAAAACCACGCTGCCACCGCGCCACGACCGCCCCGACCCACACAACCGTGGGGCCGCAGTGCACGGGGGGCCCGGCTGCGGCACGGCGGGGACGGGCACGGGGACACGTCCCGAACCTGCGTGGGGTCGGGCAGGATCAAGCGGCCGCCGCGGAGGAAGCCCGATAAAGCCCTCTATGTCCCCAAGGCGATGCGGAAGAAGGCGGAATggggggagcaggaggtggcCACCGATGGGGCGCGAGAAGGGGAGATCTGCCCCAAAGCTGCCCTCGGGGGGGAGGCTGAAGGCGGCCCCGGACCCGACGCAGCCATCGGTGGTGTCCCCTTGGTGTTGGATGAGCGGCACGATGCTGGGGAGGAGTCAGGAAGAAGCAATGGTGGCACAAATGGTGACCGTCCTCCGCGCTGCACCGATGTCCCCTGCGTAGAGAGCAGCGCTGATTCCTCTGGGCTGCGCAGTCAGGATAAGGACTGTTCAGGTTCCCTCTCTTCCGTACCCAATGAAAACCCAGctgaggcagaagagcagagcaagggCTGTGATGACGCTGTTGGACCAGAAGGCAGCAAGACTCTGTGCCAAGACCCTCAGAGCCGCGATGCCGACGTGCTGGGGTGCAGCAAGAGCTCCCACCTATTGGAGGAGCACAGCTCTGATGTTACGTTGGTGCTGGAAAACCAAGAGAAGAGCTGTGCCGTGAGCCCGGAGAGTGGTGGGAACGTGTCACTGCAAGGCGAGGACGGGGTAAGCCCGGTGTTGGAGCTGGGCGAGGGTCCCTCTGGACCAGCAAGTGAAGATCAGGAGAACTTCAGCGGTGTCCAAAAAGAGCCTGCCCAACACCAGATCCCAACAGAAGCGCAGGGTCAGGCTCTGGTTGTGTCTGAGCCCGTTGGTGGTGCTGGCCCATTGGGTCCCAGTGAGCAGGAGGAGCACGGGGTGGACGTGCCCGTGGCCGAGGATGGGGCCAAGGAGCCCACGGGTTTGGCTGATGCGCTGCAGCGTGAGCTGCGGTTGCCCAAAGGGGACCAAGAGGAGAATGTGGCCACCCAGAGCCGGGAGATCGCCTTCGAGGATGACTGCACCGCGGAGCTCCTGCAGGAG ATTGTGGGTCATCTCACCGTGAAGGACGTCAGCGTCGAGAGGATCACGCTCGATTATTCCAGCTACGGCAACGCTCAGGTCCACGAGGGGGATTTGGGGCACGTCACCGAAATCTACGACTTCTCCCCGTCGCTGAAAACGGAGCACCTGATGGAAGCGTTCTCAGATTTCCA gGAGGGCGGCTTCAAAATCCAATGGGTGGATGACACTCATGCCTTGGGGATCTTCTCCAGCCCGTCTGCAG CATCTCAAGCCCTGGGGCGGCGTTACCCTTCGTTGAAGATCCGACCGCTGATCCATGCAACAAAGCAGTCTAAAATGAAGGCACTTCAGCGACCAA AACTCCTTCAGCTTGCCAAAGAGAGACCCCAGACGGACACGGTGGTGGCGAGGCGGCTGGTGACCCGTGCCCTGGGGCTGaagcaccagcagcagtgcGGCTCCGGCCCCGAAGGGCTCCTACCAGAAGGTTTGgaccaggaggaggaggagtga
- the R3HCC1 gene encoding R3H and coiled-coil domain-containing protein 1 isoform X2, whose product MGTFDGAPGATLALCPMDGVFLSPNEDEFVGRIAEELEHFMLQGQHHRVLLFPPLSSRLRYLIHRTVENVDLLSSFSVGEGWRRRTVICHSAVRIPSETGEQNHAATAPRPPRPTQPWGRSARGARLRHGGDGHGDTSRTCVGSGRIKRPPRRKPDKALYVPKAMRKKAEWGEQEVATDGAREGEICPKAALGGEAEGGPGPDAAIGGVPLVLDERHDAGEESGRSNGGTNGDRPPRCTDVPCVESSADSSGLRSQDKDCSGSLSSVPNENPAEAEEQSKGCDDAVGPEGSKTLCQDPQSRDADVLGCSKSSHLLEEHSSDVTLVLENQEKSCAVSPESGGNVSLQGEDGVSPVLELGEGPSGPASEDQENFSGVQKEPAQHQIPTEAQGQALVVSEPVGGAGPLGPSEQEEHGVDVPVAEDGAKEPTGLADALQRELRLPKGDQEENVATQSREIAFEDDCTAELLQEIVGHLTVKDVSVERITLDYSSYGNAQVHEGDLGHVTEIYDFSPSLKTEHLMEAFSDFQEGGFKIQWVDDTHALGIFSSPSAASQALGRRYPSLKIRPLIHATKQSKMKALQRPKLLQLAKERPQTDTVVARRLVTRALGLKHQQQCGSGPEGLLPEGLDQEEEE is encoded by the exons ATGGGAACCTTTGATGGAG cccccgGTGCCACCCTGGCGCTGTGCCCCATGGACGGCGTTTTCCTCTCGCCCAACGAGGATGAGTTCGTGGGGAGGATCGCGGAGGAGCTGGAGCACTTCATGCTGCAGGGGCAGCACCAcag GGTGCTCCTGTTCCCCCCTCTGTCCAGCCGCCTCCGCTACTTGATCCATCGGACCGTGGAGAACGTGGATTTGCTGAGCAGCTTTTCAGTTGGGGaaggatggaggaggaggacggTCATCTGCCACTCGGCCGTAAG GATTCCCAGTGAGACCGGCGAGCAAAACCACGCTGCCACCGCGCCACGACCGCCCCGACCCACACAACCGTGGGGCCGCAGTGCACGGGGGGCCCGGCTGCGGCACGGCGGGGACGGGCACGGGGACACGTCCCGAACCTGCGTGGGGTCGGGCAGGATCAAGCGGCCGCCGCGGAGGAAGCCCGATAAAGCCCTCTATGTCCCCAAGGCGATGCGGAAGAAGGCGGAATggggggagcaggaggtggcCACCGATGGGGCGCGAGAAGGGGAGATCTGCCCCAAAGCTGCCCTCGGGGGGGAGGCTGAAGGCGGCCCCGGACCCGACGCAGCCATCGGTGGTGTCCCCTTGGTGTTGGATGAGCGGCACGATGCTGGGGAGGAGTCAGGAAGAAGCAATGGTGGCACAAATGGTGACCGTCCTCCGCGCTGCACCGATGTCCCCTGCGTAGAGAGCAGCGCTGATTCCTCTGGGCTGCGCAGTCAGGATAAGGACTGTTCAGGTTCCCTCTCTTCCGTACCCAATGAAAACCCAGctgaggcagaagagcagagcaagggCTGTGATGACGCTGTTGGACCAGAAGGCAGCAAGACTCTGTGCCAAGACCCTCAGAGCCGCGATGCCGACGTGCTGGGGTGCAGCAAGAGCTCCCACCTATTGGAGGAGCACAGCTCTGATGTTACGTTGGTGCTGGAAAACCAAGAGAAGAGCTGTGCCGTGAGCCCGGAGAGTGGTGGGAACGTGTCACTGCAAGGCGAGGACGGGGTAAGCCCGGTGTTGGAGCTGGGCGAGGGTCCCTCTGGACCAGCAAGTGAAGATCAGGAGAACTTCAGCGGTGTCCAAAAAGAGCCTGCCCAACACCAGATCCCAACAGAAGCGCAGGGTCAGGCTCTGGTTGTGTCTGAGCCCGTTGGTGGTGCTGGCCCATTGGGTCCCAGTGAGCAGGAGGAGCACGGGGTGGACGTGCCCGTGGCCGAGGATGGGGCCAAGGAGCCCACGGGTTTGGCTGATGCGCTGCAGCGTGAGCTGCGGTTGCCCAAAGGGGACCAAGAGGAGAATGTGGCCACCCAGAGCCGGGAGATCGCCTTCGAGGATGACTGCACCGCGGAGCTCCTGCAGGAG ATTGTGGGTCATCTCACCGTGAAGGACGTCAGCGTCGAGAGGATCACGCTCGATTATTCCAGCTACGGCAACGCTCAGGTCCACGAGGGGGATTTGGGGCACGTCACCGAAATCTACGACTTCTCCCCGTCGCTGAAAACGGAGCACCTGATGGAAGCGTTCTCAGATTTCCA gGAGGGCGGCTTCAAAATCCAATGGGTGGATGACACTCATGCCTTGGGGATCTTCTCCAGCCCGTCTGCAG CATCTCAAGCCCTGGGGCGGCGTTACCCTTCGTTGAAGATCCGACCGCTGATCCATGCAACAAAGCAGTCTAAAATGAAGGCACTTCAGCGACCAA AACTCCTTCAGCTTGCCAAAGAGAGACCCCAGACGGACACGGTGGTGGCGAGGCGGCTGGTGACCCGTGCCCTGGGGCTGaagcaccagcagcagtgcGGCTCCGGCCCCGAAGGGCTCCTACCAGAAGGTTTGgaccaggaggaggaggagtga
- the CHMP7 gene encoding charged multivesicular body protein 7, which translates to MCSPGRAPPGPAPAGDLPPEWETDDERMAFLFSAFKQSREVNSTEWDSKMAFWVGLVLARGRRRGVVRTCLRELQHGFERRGSVPLGLGTVLRELLRRGKMQRESDFMASVDSSWISWGVGVFILKPLKWTLSSVLGDSKVPEEEEVLIYVELLQEKAEEVYRLYQNSALSSHPVVALSELRSLCAGVCPDERTFYLLLLQLQKEKKVTILEQNGEKIVKFARGLHAKVSPMNDVDIGVYQLMQSEQLLSQKVESLSQEAEKCKEDARSACRAGKKQLALRCLKSKRRTERRIEELHSKLDAVQGILDRIYASQTDQMVFNAYQAGVGALKLSMKDVTVEKAENLVDQIQELCDTQDEVAQTLAGAGINGLEMDSEELEKELDSLLQDSAKEPVHLHPVPQKQPDSGFAGAISDAELEAELEKLSVCDGDLAQKTPSASSEPQTALGLNL; encoded by the exons ATGTGCAGCCCGGGGAGGGCGCCCCCTGGGCCGGCCCCGGCTGGGGACCTGCCGCCCGAGTGGGAGACGGACGACGAGCGCATGGCTTTTCTCTTCTCGGCTTTCAAGCAGAGCCGCGAAGTGAACAGCACCGAGTGGGACAGCAAGATGGCCTTCTGGGTCGGGCTGGTGCTGgcccgcggccgccgccgcggTGTGGTACGCACCTGTCTCCGCGAGCTGCAGCACGGCTTCGAGCGGCGGGGCAGCGTGCCGCTGGGCCTCGGCACCGTGCTGCGGGAGCTGCTCAG ACGAGGCAAGATGCAGCGGGAGTCAGACTTCATGGCCAGCGTGGACAGCAGCTGGATCTCCTGGGGTGTGGGAGTCTTCATCCTGAAGCCCTTGAAGTGGACTCTCTCAAGCGTGCTGGGTGACAGCAAAGTGCCCGAGGAAGAGGAGGTTCTGATTTACGTGGAGCTACTTCAG gagaaagcagaggaagtttATCGCCTGTATCAGAACTCGGCTCTTTCATCTCACCCCGTTGTTGCCCTCTCAGAGCTGCGTTCCCTCTGCGCTGGGGTTTGTCCAGATGAAAGAACCTTCTACTTgttgctgctccagctgcaaaaggaaaagaaggtcACGATCCTGGAACAGAATGGAGAGAAG ATAGTGAAGTTTGCCCGAGGTCTTCATGCCAAAGTCTCTCCGATGAATGATGTGGACATCGGGGTCTATCAGCTGATGCAAAGTGAACAGCTGCTGTCACAGAAGGTGGAGTCCCTTTCCCAGGAAGCAGAGAA GTGTAAAGAAGATGCCCGGAGTGCTTGTAGAGCTGGGAAAAAGCAATTG GCACTGAGATGTCTGAAGTCTAAACGAAGGACGGAAAGGCGCATCGAGGAGCTTCATTCCAAGCTGGATGCAGTGCAGGGGATCTTGGATCGGATCTACGCTTCCCAGACCGACCAGATG gtgTTTAATGCCTATCAGGCTGGTGTGGGAGCTCTGAAGCTGTCTATGAAGGATGTTACTGTGGAGAAGGCAGAGAACCTGGTAGATCAGATACAAGAG CTTTGTGATACTCAAGATGAAGTAGCCCAGACTCTGGCAGGAGCGGGGATCAATGGTTTGG AGATGGACTCTGAAGAGCTTGAGAAGGAGCTGGACAGCCTCCTGCAGGACTCGGCTAAGGAGCCTGTACACCTGCATCCTGTGCCCCAAAAGCAGCCGGATTCTGGATTTGCAGGAGCCATTTCGGATGCTGAGCTTGAAGCTGAGTTGGAAAAGCTCTCTGTTTGTGATGGAG ATTTGGCACAAAAGACTCCATCTGCTTCCTCTGAACCCCAAACAGCTCTGGGACTGAATCTCTAA